Proteins encoded together in one bacterium window:
- a CDS encoding CorA family divalent cation transporter, whose translation MTDTNELLFAGGSNTLVIGEWIPFGANYIDLFSRKIRPSYAPVGSTFLSEEIDPRPEEATFEIQAPPTELIVRETVRGKRVSLSARLGYVETGGDIQDERIGVQLDVFGRVIYAAGLDSVNGRGDRISLDSLAPIIADLVTDTSKMMTTVLAGSQNRLLELVHQGYADERDKFVAFLAQTLHRGDGEALGRNHDPLADRDERAEVAQLLGEIFDSLRLLDGTLVIRGRSGLFLIAPEWQSYERAVTTYGYLHALEDAVDNLFRGAAINNDRIRLAKRSITSGEVTEASVLRKEMTHLSEDITTYKVLSEMLESAASSLTESVERHREAFEPHERELLEALDLENDLEILTNKVGDLGTTFEAVKLSMDGLVHLVGTLREEETERLNKVMQLLTVVTTVAVPITLISGWYGMNFKVMPELNWPGSYFVLIGVAVVIIVGLLALFKRKKWF comes from the coding sequence GTGACCGATACCAACGAGCTGTTGTTCGCCGGCGGCTCCAACACCCTGGTGATCGGCGAGTGGATCCCCTTCGGCGCGAACTACATAGACCTCTTCAGCCGGAAGATCCGCCCCAGCTACGCCCCGGTGGGGAGCACCTTCCTCTCGGAGGAGATAGACCCGCGGCCCGAGGAGGCCACCTTCGAGATTCAGGCGCCGCCCACCGAGCTCATCGTCCGCGAGACGGTCCGCGGCAAGCGCGTCTCGCTCTCGGCCCGCCTGGGGTACGTCGAGACGGGGGGCGACATCCAGGACGAGCGGATCGGGGTCCAGCTCGACGTCTTCGGCCGGGTGATTTACGCCGCCGGCCTGGATAGCGTCAACGGCCGAGGGGACCGCATCTCCCTCGACTCCCTCGCCCCCATCATCGCCGACCTGGTCACCGACACCTCCAAGATGATGACCACCGTCCTGGCCGGCTCCCAGAACCGCCTGCTGGAGCTCGTCCACCAGGGCTACGCCGACGAGCGGGACAAGTTCGTGGCCTTCCTGGCCCAGACGCTCCACCGGGGCGACGGGGAGGCCCTGGGTCGGAACCACGACCCCCTGGCCGACCGCGACGAGCGGGCCGAGGTGGCCCAGCTCCTGGGCGAAATCTTCGACAGTCTCCGGCTCCTGGACGGCACCCTGGTCATCCGGGGGCGGAGCGGGCTCTTCCTCATCGCGCCGGAGTGGCAGTCCTACGAGCGCGCCGTGACCACCTACGGCTACCTCCACGCCCTCGAGGACGCCGTGGACAACCTCTTCCGCGGCGCGGCCATCAACAACGACCGCATACGACTGGCCAAGCGCTCCATCACCTCCGGCGAGGTCACCGAGGCCAGCGTCCTGCGGAAGGAGATGACCCACCTCTCCGAGGACATCACCACCTACAAAGTGCTGTCGGAGATGCTGGAGTCCGCCGCGTCCTCCCTCACCGAGTCCGTGGAGCGGCACCGCGAGGCCTTCGAGCCCCACGAGCGCGAGCTCCTGGAGGCCCTCGACCTCGAGAACGACCTGGAAATCCTCACCAACAAGGTCGGCGACCTGGGCACCACCTTCGAGGCCGTCAAGCTGAGCATGGACGGCCTGGTGCACCTGGTGGGCACCCTGCGCGAGGAGGAGACCGAGCGGTTGAACAAGGTCATGCAGCTTCTGACCGTGGTGACCACGGTGGCGGTGCCCATCACGCTCATCAGCGGCTGGTACGGGATGAACTTCAAGGTGATGCCGGAGCTGAACTGGCCCGGGTCGTACTTCGTGCTGATCGGGGTGGCGGTGGTGATAATCGTGGGGTTGTTGGCCCTGTTCAAGCGCAAGAAGTGGTTCTAG